The Musa acuminata AAA Group cultivar baxijiao chromosome BXJ1-3, Cavendish_Baxijiao_AAA, whole genome shotgun sequence genome window below encodes:
- the LOC135614710 gene encoding chaperone protein dnaJ A7A, chloroplastic-like isoform X1, protein MAIVPCRGTYVPQLGVQPQATLRNASPGSWPCCITKLVLMPQISTSTSKYLASSHASFLAPVSSSALFYNGPHLNSRRNRGARFIVRADLDYYSVLGVSRNASKSEIKSAYRKLARSYHPDVNKEPGAEQKFKEISNVYEVLSDDEKRSIYDKYGEAGLKGAGMGTGDYGNPFDIFESLFEGMGGMGGMGGMGGARAARNRPMQGDDESYNLVLNFKDAIFSVEKEIEITRLERCGTCDGSGAKPGTMPSKCNTCGGQGQVVSSARTPLGVFQQVMTCSTCGGTGESSTPCSSCGGDGCVRKTKRISLKVPAGVDSGSRLRVRSEGNAGRRGGPPGDLYVFIEVLSDPVLKRDGTNILYTCKVSYIDAILGTTMKVPTVEGKVDLKIPAGTQPGTTLVMAKKGVPYLGKPNMRGDQLVRVQVEIPKRLSSEEKKLIEELSNLSKFKTANSRRQ, encoded by the exons TACTTCAACAAGTAAGTATCTGGCATCATCACATGCAAGTTTCCTTGCCCCAGTGTCTTCATCTGCTTTGTTTTATAATGGGCCACATTTAAATTCTAGGCGCAATAGGGGAGCACGATTCATCGTTAGAGCTGATCTA GATTACTATTCTGTCCTTGGTGTATCAAGAAATGCTAGTAAATCTGAAATAAAAAGTG CTTACAGGAAGCTTGCAAGGAGTTATCATCCTGATGTGAACAA AGAACCTGGAGCAGAACAGAAATTCAAGGAGATCAGCAATGTATATGAG GTCCTGTCAGATGATGAAAAgaggtcaatatatgataagtacGGAGAAGCTGGCCTCAAAGGTGCTGGCATGGGCACGGGG GATTATGGCAACCCATTTGATATCTTTGAATCATTATTTGAAGGCATGGGAGGGATGGGAGGAATGGGTGGGATGGGAGGAGCAAGAGCTGCTCGCAACAGGCCTATGCAGGGTGATGATGAGAGCTACAATCTTGTCCTAAATTTCAAAGATGCGATTTTCAGTGTGGAGAAGGAGATAGAGATTACACGGCTAGAAAGGTGTGGAACTTGTGATGGTTCTGGCGCCAAACCTGGCACGATGCCAAGCAAGTGCAACACCTGTGGAGGTCAAGGTCAGGTTGTCTCTTCGGCAAGGACCCCTCTGGGTGTATTCCAGCAAGTTATGACTTGCTCAACTTGCGGAGGTACTGGCGAGTCCTCTACCCCATGCAGCAGCTGTGGAGGGGATGGGTGTGTGAGGAAGACAAAGAGGATAAGCCTGAAAGTTCCAGCCGGAGTCGACTCTGGTAGTCGGCTGAGGGTTCGGTCGGAAGGGAATGCTGGAAGGCGGGGTGGCCCACCTGGCGACCTGTATGTGTTCATCGAAGTTCTATCAGACCCTGTGCTCAAGAGGGATGGAACCAACATTCTCTACACATGCAAGGTATCATATATCGATGCAATCCTAGGGACTACCATGAAGGTTCCGACGGTGGAAGGAAAGGTGGACCTGAAGATTCCTGCTGGGACGCAGCCAGGTACGACCCTAGTTATGGCTAAGAAGGGGGTTCCATATCTTGGAAAGCCAAACATGAGGGGAGACCAGCTGGTTCGTGTGCAGGTAGAGATCCCAAAGAGGTTAAGTAGTGAAGAAAAGAAGCTGATCGAGGAGCTTTCCAACCTCAGCAAGTTTAAGACGGCAAACAGCAGGaggcagtaa